In Flavobacterium sp., a single window of DNA contains:
- a CDS encoding metallophosphoesterase, giving the protein MKLFLDNHFIAKIKNFSLAIITLIFVFSCATNKPQYGKNVSANETENATDTIKIAHTFYLVGDAGNADEVQAQQTLELLHQKLKKASKKSTLLFLGDNIYPKGFPGDKNSEDKALAETKLTNQLKIAEGFKGKTVFIPGNHDWYNGIKGLERQSDFITKYLNDKKAFLPRKTCPIEDVKIDSITTLIAIDSEWFLEDWDDHPTINDNCDIKTREDFFDELENILNKNQEKTVVLAIHHPLLSNGTHGGQFSLEKQLFPLEKKIPLPVIGSFINLLRKTSGVSPQDLQNKQYTIYAKRIKTLLQKQQNVIVVSGHDHNLQYISKENIQQIISGAGSKSEAARAINPFDFSYGGNGYATLTLYKSGDAKVSFYGNENNKEKLLFEREIIKAKEINWAADIPNNFPPKITTSIYSTKMTDKSLFHKFLFGQHYRKYYSMPIEAKIATVDTLKGGLKPIREGGGHQSVSLRMSDPQGREYVMRGMKKSASVFLQSVAFKDQYIVNDFEDTYTESFLFDFYTTSHPYAPFVTGSMSDKIGVFHTNPVLYYIPKQNGLGEFNAGFGDQLYMVEERPADNHLDGKNFGNPTNIIGTDDMMANLHKDEKYSVDEKEYIKARLFDILIGDWDRHSDQWRWAEFKKDGKVIYKPIPRDRDQAFVKYDGALLSILMNIPALRHMRNFKDEIRNVKWLSREPYPMDLAFLRTAEEKDWVEQAKFIQDNLTDSDIENAFKAMPKEVQDGTVDEIIRKLKNRKKELQKYATIYSDVLSKTVMIAGTDKKDKFILDHKNKKSIEIQVLRVKKEGDELVYSKTVNDAKTKNLWIYGLDDDDIFEVKGNQKSSIKIRLIGGQNNDTYNIENGRKVIVYDFKSKENTYNLDSKTKTQLTDDYDVNLYNYEKPKYNVVSGLPNIGYNPDDGVKVGVNVNYTVNNFKQNPYTQRHVLNAFYYFATGGLEFNYAAHFPGLLGKWVIDVESLYTTPNFAMNYFGYGNESQYNDDLGMDYNRVRIRKFNVSGAIRHVGRYGSEFSIQPIFQRMAVEETENRFIDTPNIVNPDVFNSQNYGSLKVKYLFKNSDFAAKPTLGMYFMIAGTWTTNLDDTNKNFPTLESILGFTHRLDHNGKLVLATYLKGKAILNNNYEFYQGASLGGDTDLRGFRNERFLGNSYFSQSSDLRLSLGKIRKTLAPFTYGILGGFDYGRVWLDGENSRKWHQDYGGGLWLNAINVLTARISYFKSPDEVGRVIFGAAYSF; this is encoded by the coding sequence ATGAAATTGTTTTTGGATAATCATTTTATTGCAAAGATTAAAAACTTTTCTTTGGCAATTATAACATTAATTTTTGTTTTTTCTTGTGCGACAAATAAACCGCAATATGGAAAAAATGTTAGTGCCAACGAAACAGAAAACGCAACAGATACAATAAAAATTGCCCACACTTTTTATCTTGTTGGAGATGCCGGAAATGCTGACGAAGTACAAGCGCAGCAAACACTGGAACTTTTACATCAAAAGCTTAAAAAAGCGAGTAAAAAATCGACTTTGCTTTTTCTGGGAGACAATATTTATCCTAAAGGTTTTCCTGGTGATAAAAACTCCGAAGACAAGGCTCTGGCAGAAACTAAACTTACGAATCAGTTAAAAATAGCCGAAGGATTTAAGGGAAAAACCGTTTTTATTCCGGGAAATCATGACTGGTACAACGGTATAAAAGGTTTGGAACGTCAGTCTGATTTTATAACAAAATACTTAAATGACAAGAAAGCTTTTCTGCCGAGAAAAACCTGCCCGATCGAAGATGTAAAAATTGATAGTATCACAACGTTAATAGCAATTGACAGTGAATGGTTTCTGGAAGATTGGGATGATCATCCCACAATCAATGATAATTGCGACATAAAAACGAGAGAAGATTTTTTTGATGAACTGGAAAATATCTTAAATAAAAATCAGGAAAAAACGGTTGTCCTTGCCATTCATCACCCTTTATTAAGTAACGGAACTCACGGCGGTCAGTTTTCGTTGGAAAAACAATTATTTCCGTTAGAAAAGAAAATCCCGCTTCCGGTAATTGGCTCTTTTATTAATTTATTGAGAAAAACCTCCGGAGTTAGTCCGCAGGATCTTCAAAATAAACAATATACCATTTATGCTAAACGAATAAAAACACTTTTACAAAAACAGCAAAATGTAATTGTAGTTTCTGGTCACGATCATAATTTGCAATACATCAGCAAAGAAAATATCCAGCAGATTATAAGCGGAGCCGGATCAAAATCAGAAGCAGCAAGAGCGATAAATCCGTTTGATTTTTCGTATGGCGGAAATGGTTATGCAACTTTAACTTTATATAAAAGCGGTGATGCAAAAGTTTCGTTTTACGGAAATGAAAATAATAAAGAAAAACTGCTTTTTGAGCGTGAAATTATAAAAGCCAAAGAAATTAACTGGGCGGCTGATATACCGAATAATTTCCCTCCAAAAATTACAACTTCTATCTATTCGACAAAAATGACCGATAAAAGTTTGTTTCATAAATTTCTCTTCGGACAGCATTACAGAAAATATTACAGCATGCCAATTGAGGCAAAAATAGCGACTGTAGATACGCTAAAAGGCGGTTTGAAACCTATTCGCGAAGGCGGCGGACATCAGTCTGTTTCTTTAAGAATGTCTGACCCGCAAGGACGGGAATATGTAATGCGCGGCATGAAAAAAAGTGCTTCGGTATTTTTACAATCTGTTGCTTTTAAAGATCAATATATCGTAAACGATTTTGAAGATACGTATACCGAAAGTTTTTTATTTGATTTTTACACGACTTCTCACCCTTATGCTCCTTTTGTAACGGGCAGTATGTCTGATAAAATTGGCGTTTTTCACACGAATCCGGTTTTATATTACATTCCGAAACAAAATGGTTTAGGCGAATTCAATGCCGGCTTTGGAGATCAATTGTATATGGTTGAAGAAAGACCTGCTGATAACCATTTAGATGGCAAAAATTTTGGAAACCCAACAAATATCATCGGTACAGATGATATGATGGCTAATCTTCATAAAGATGAAAAATATTCGGTTGATGAAAAAGAATATATAAAGGCTCGTTTATTTGATATTCTTATTGGTGATTGGGACAGACATAGCGATCAATGGCGCTGGGCTGAGTTTAAAAAAGACGGTAAGGTTATCTACAAACCAATTCCGCGTGACAGAGATCAGGCTTTTGTAAAATATGATGGTGCTTTGCTTTCTATTTTAATGAATATTCCGGCACTGCGACACATGCGTAATTTTAAAGATGAAATTCGCAATGTAAAATGGCTGAGCAGAGAGCCTTACCCAATGGATTTGGCATTTTTAAGAACTGCCGAAGAAAAAGACTGGGTTGAACAGGCAAAATTTATTCAGGATAATTTAACGGACAGCGATATTGAAAACGCTTTTAAAGCAATGCCAAAAGAAGTTCAGGATGGAACGGTTGATGAAATCATCCGAAAATTAAAAAACAGAAAAAAAGAGCTTCAAAAATATGCAACTATTTATTCTGATGTTTTAAGCAAAACGGTTATGATTGCCGGAACAGATAAAAAAGACAAATTTATTTTAGATCATAAAAACAAAAAAAGTATTGAAATTCAGGTTTTAAGAGTTAAAAAAGAAGGCGATGAATTGGTATATTCTAAAACTGTAAATGATGCTAAAACTAAAAACTTATGGATTTATGGTTTAGATGATGATGATATTTTTGAGGTAAAAGGAAATCAGAAATCGAGCATCAAAATTCGTTTAATTGGAGGTCAAAATAATGATACATATAATATCGAAAATGGCAGAAAAGTGATTGTTTACGACTTTAAATCTAAAGAGAACACCTATAATCTTGATTCTAAAACCAAAACACAGTTAACAGACGATTATGATGTTAATTTATACAATTATGAAAAACCTAAATACAATGTAGTTTCAGGATTACCTAATATTGGTTACAATCCTGATGATGGTGTAAAAGTGGGTGTTAATGTAAATTATACTGTAAATAATTTTAAACAGAATCCGTATACACAGAGACACGTTTTAAATGCCTTTTACTATTTCGCAACCGGAGGTTTAGAGTTTAATTATGCGGCACATTTTCCTGGTTTGTTAGGAAAATGGGTTATTGATGTTGAATCACTTTATACAACGCCAAATTTTGCAATGAATTATTTTGGCTACGGAAATGAATCTCAATATAATGATGATTTAGGAATGGATTATAACCGTGTACGTATTCGTAAATTTAATGTTTCAGGCGCAATACGACATGTAGGCCGATATGGAAGCGAATTTAGTATTCAGCCTATTTTCCAGAGAATGGCGGTTGAAGAAACTGAAAACCGATTTATTGACACACCAAATATTGTAAATCCTGATGTGTTTAATAGTCAGAATTATGGAAGCCTGAAAGTAAAATATCTTTTTAAAAATTCTGATTTTGCGGCGAAACCAACTTTAGGAATGTATTTTATGATTGCCGGAACGTGGACAACAAATTTAGATGACACGAATAAAAATTTCCCAACGCTTGAAAGTATTTTAGGTTTCACACACAGACTCGATCACAACGGAAAACTGGTTTTGGCAACTTATTTGAAAGGAAAAGCAATTTTAAATAATAATTACGAATTTTATCAGGGAGCTTCTTTAGGAGGTGATACTGATTTGAGAGGTTTTAGAAACGAACGCTTTTTAGGAAATTCGTATTTCTCTCAAAGTTCTGATTTGCGTTTAAGCCTGGGTAAAATCCGTAAAACACTTGCTCCGTTTACTTATGGAATTTTAGGTGGTTTTGATTACGGAAGGGTTTGGCTTGACGGCGAAAACTCCAGAAAATGGCATCAGGATTACGGCGGAGGACTTTGGCTAAATGCTATTAATGTTCTAACTGCCAGAATCTCGTATTTTAAATCTCCTGATGAAGTTGGGAGAGTTATTTTTGGAGCTGCATATAGCTTTTAA
- a CDS encoding ATP-binding cassette domain-containing protein gives METILTIENLSKRYGRIHALKNVSFSIQKGHVYGILGPNGSGKSTTLGIVLNVVNKTSGDYKWFDGNVQTHDALKKVGAIIERPNFYPYMTAEENLKLVCKIKNIPYTKVREKLDLVGLTERKDSKFSTFSLGMKQRLAIASALLNDPEILILDEPTNGLDPQGIHQIRDIIKEIASHGTTILLASHLLDEVEKVCSHVVVLRKGEVLYSGSVDGMSANEGFFEISSNDNLALKSVLQGHEAVGQIKDEDGKILVYLKSELSASELNQFLFSKNIVLSHLVKRKNSLEAQFLELTKNIHSKSN, from the coding sequence TTGGAAACCATACTTACCATCGAAAATCTCAGTAAAAGATACGGGCGTATTCATGCGCTGAAAAATGTATCTTTTAGTATTCAAAAAGGCCATGTATATGGAATTTTAGGTCCTAACGGAAGCGGAAAATCAACCACTTTAGGAATTGTTTTAAATGTTGTTAACAAAACTTCAGGCGATTATAAATGGTTTGACGGAAATGTTCAAACTCACGATGCGCTGAAAAAAGTAGGCGCGATAATCGAACGCCCCAATTTTTACCCATACATGACGGCCGAAGAAAACCTAAAACTGGTTTGCAAAATCAAAAACATTCCTTACACAAAAGTTAGAGAAAAACTTGATTTGGTTGGTTTAACGGAAAGAAAAGATTCAAAATTCAGCACTTTTTCACTGGGAATGAAACAGCGTTTAGCGATTGCATCTGCACTTTTAAATGACCCTGAAATTTTAATTTTAGATGAACCTACAAACGGTTTAGATCCGCAGGGAATTCATCAAATACGAGATATTATTAAAGAAATTGCATCACATGGAACTACTATTTTACTGGCTTCTCATTTATTAGACGAAGTCGAAAAAGTTTGTTCGCATGTTGTGGTTTTAAGAAAAGGCGAAGTTTTATATTCCGGTTCTGTAGACGGAATGTCTGCCAATGAAGGTTTCTTTGAAATTTCTTCGAATGATAATCTGGCATTAAAATCAGTTTTACAAGGACATGAAGCTGTAGGTCAAATTAAAGATGAAGATGGAAAAATTCTGGTTTATCTAAAATCTGAATTATCAGCTTCAGAATTGAACCAATTTCTATTCTCTAAAAATATTGTTTTAAGCCATTTGGTAAAACGTAAAAATAGTTTAGAAGCACAATTTTTAGAATTAACCAAAAACATCCACTCAAAATCTAACTAA
- a CDS encoding ABC transporter permease subunit: MKRLISIELQKIWMNKASRILTLTYFILLSFIALIASIKFNIGPFKFHLAEMGIFNFPYIWHFNTYVAGWLKLFLAIVIVSMMANEYSYGTLKQNLIDGLSKKEFILSKFLTVVLFALCSTIFVFVMSLLLGLSFSSYNEVDVIFMDLDYLLAFFAEMMGFFSFCLFLGILVKRSAFALGFLLLWLIIESIIKGFLAFQVFPNSDTDKLFTRFLPLESISNLIVEPGSRLSVVRSIGNQIGVENTKDYSVHYFSILIVLVWTFLFVYFSYKLLKKRDL, encoded by the coding sequence ATGAAAAGACTTATTTCTATAGAACTCCAAAAAATCTGGATGAATAAAGCCAGTCGTATTCTAACTCTTACTTATTTTATCCTCCTTTCTTTTATCGCTTTAATTGCGTCTATAAAATTTAACATTGGCCCTTTTAAATTTCATCTGGCAGAAATGGGAATTTTCAATTTCCCGTATATCTGGCATTTTAATACTTACGTTGCCGGCTGGCTTAAACTTTTCTTAGCCATTGTAATTGTTTCTATGATGGCAAATGAATACAGTTATGGCACTTTAAAGCAAAATTTAATTGATGGTTTGAGCAAGAAAGAGTTTATTTTATCCAAATTCTTAACCGTAGTTCTCTTTGCGTTATGCTCAACCATTTTTGTTTTTGTAATGAGCTTACTTTTGGGTTTGAGTTTTTCATCTTACAATGAAGTCGATGTTATTTTTATGGATTTGGATTATCTGCTGGCATTTTTCGCAGAAATGATGGGATTCTTTTCTTTCTGTTTATTTCTCGGAATTTTGGTAAAACGTTCTGCTTTTGCTTTGGGTTTTCTTTTATTATGGCTCATTATTGAATCTATTATTAAAGGATTTTTAGCTTTCCAGGTTTTTCCAAATAGCGATACAGACAAGTTATTCACCCGATTTCTTCCATTAGAATCTATTTCAAATTTAATTGTTGAGCCTGGTTCACGTTTATCTGTAGTAAGAAGTATTGGAAATCAAATTGGAGTTGAAAATACTAAAGATTACAGCGTTCATTATTTTTCAATTTTGATTGTTTTAGTCTGGACATTTTTATTTGTGTATTTTTCTTACAAATTATTAAAGAAAAGAGATTTATAG
- a CDS encoding choice-of-anchor L domain-containing protein, translated as MKHAKVFLIILIFGCLSAKVNAQYITIDDQKTPQQLIEDVLVNSSCAAVSNITGIGDTYTAGKNSFAYFNSGTSNFPFKEGIILSTSTSTEGIGPYFSNQGGGSENWVGDNDLNQILGISSINATSFEFDFVPLTDFLSFNYIFASNEYQYFYPCEYSDGFAFLIKEAGTADPYKNLAVLPNTITPVSSLNVRPKIEPGIAPNGDKYPGCAEVNIDYFNGLNNNMSPINYAGQTVIMTAQTNVTAGKTYHIKLVIADDKNRYYDSAVFLQAGSFASKIDFGPNRTTGNNDPLCFGDSYLLDPKLSPAYAYKWFKDNVQVATTPTYTVTQTGNYRVEVTLTPSTCSLTGEIKIDFAPEIFFSNTSLVQCDDDGDGFSIFNLNKANNIVKNNNAAIINEGYYETQANAENKSNKIAVPESYTNKTANQIIYSRLENEFGCFEVAQITLQISNNTITNPGPISTCDGDETQDGFYQFDLEAEVTSKVIAGLPNGLTVQYYATANDALIETNQLTNIFKNTTAYNQTIYARVVNGPDCYGIEPVNLVVNTFDPPNFEDESMFLCKNAQITLSVATGFSSYLWINGETTNNITVSTPGNYSVTVKDANGCEKTKNFNVILSEPAIITDAVVKDFSGNENSVLIQYTGVGNYEFSLDGETFQSDPQFNNVLPGIYTVSARDKNGCGISNSFVVYVLDYPRFFTPNGDGYNDLWYIQNSNVIPPYTLQIFDRYGKFLKQMNQNSTGWNGLFNGQQLPSDDYWFTLLFADGKNVKGHFSLKR; from the coding sequence ATGAAACATGCAAAAGTCTTTTTAATAATTTTAATTTTTGGCTGTTTATCTGCAAAGGTAAATGCTCAATATATCACGATTGATGATCAAAAGACACCACAGCAGCTCATAGAAGATGTTTTAGTTAACAGTTCTTGCGCTGCTGTTTCTAATATAACAGGAATTGGAGACACTTATACAGCAGGAAAAAATAGTTTTGCTTACTTTAATTCCGGCACAAGTAATTTCCCTTTTAAAGAAGGTATTATACTTTCGACTTCAACAAGTACAGAAGGAATTGGTCCCTATTTTAGTAATCAGGGCGGCGGAAGTGAAAACTGGGTTGGAGACAATGATTTGAATCAAATTTTAGGAATCAGCTCCATAAATGCTACTTCTTTTGAATTTGATTTTGTTCCGCTAACAGACTTTTTGAGTTTCAATTATATATTTGCTTCAAACGAATATCAGTATTTTTATCCTTGTGAATATTCAGATGGATTTGCTTTTTTGATTAAAGAAGCCGGAACTGCAGATCCATATAAAAATCTGGCTGTTTTACCCAATACGATTACCCCGGTTTCCTCGCTAAATGTACGGCCTAAAATTGAACCCGGAATTGCCCCAAATGGCGATAAATATCCAGGATGCGCAGAAGTAAACATTGATTATTTTAATGGCTTAAACAATAACATGAGTCCAATTAATTATGCCGGCCAAACCGTTATTATGACCGCTCAGACCAATGTTACAGCCGGAAAAACCTACCATATAAAACTTGTTATTGCCGATGATAAAAACCGCTATTACGATTCGGCAGTATTTTTACAGGCAGGGAGTTTTGCTTCAAAAATAGATTTTGGTCCAAATAGAACGACAGGAAACAATGATCCTTTATGTTTTGGAGACAGTTATTTATTAGATCCAAAATTGTCTCCTGCCTACGCATACAAATGGTTTAAAGATAATGTACAAGTTGCCACCACTCCTACTTATACCGTTACACAAACAGGAAATTATCGTGTAGAAGTCACCTTAACTCCTTCTACCTGTAGTTTGACCGGAGAAATTAAAATTGATTTTGCTCCCGAAATCTTTTTTAGCAATACTTCATTAGTACAATGTGATGATGACGGAGACGGATTTTCTATTTTTAATTTGAATAAAGCCAACAACATTGTAAAAAATAATAATGCTGCAATTATAAATGAAGGTTATTACGAAACGCAAGCTAACGCTGAGAACAAAAGTAATAAAATTGCAGTTCCGGAAAGTTATACCAATAAAACTGCCAATCAAATTATTTATTCTCGTTTAGAAAATGAATTTGGCTGTTTTGAAGTGGCTCAGATAACATTACAAATTTCCAATAACACAATTACCAATCCCGGACCAATAAGTACCTGCGACGGTGACGAAACTCAGGATGGGTTTTATCAGTTTGATTTAGAGGCAGAGGTTACTTCAAAAGTAATTGCAGGACTTCCGAATGGATTGACTGTTCAATATTATGCAACAGCAAATGATGCTTTAATCGAGACAAATCAGTTAACGAATATTTTTAAAAACACCACTGCTTATAACCAGACTATTTATGCAAGAGTTGTTAATGGTCCTGATTGTTACGGCATTGAGCCCGTAAATCTTGTTGTAAATACTTTTGATCCGCCTAATTTTGAAGATGAATCAATGTTTTTATGTAAAAATGCTCAAATAACTTTGTCAGTAGCAACAGGTTTTAGCTCTTATTTATGGATAAACGGCGAAACAACTAACAATATAACCGTGAGCACTCCCGGCAATTATTCTGTAACGGTTAAAGATGCAAATGGCTGTGAGAAAACTAAAAACTTTAATGTTATTCTTTCTGAACCAGCGATAATAACTGATGCTGTTGTAAAAGATTTTTCAGGAAATGAAAATTCTGTTTTAATACAATATACAGGAGTTGGAAATTATGAATTTTCTTTAGATGGAGAAACTTTTCAGAGTGATCCTCAATTTAATAATGTACTTCCGGGAATTTATACAGTTTCTGCAAGGGATAAAAATGGCTGCGGAATATCTAATTCATTTGTCGTATATGTTTTGGATTATCCGAGATTTTTTACACCAAACGGAGACGGATACAATGATTTATGGTATATCCAGAACTCAAATGTAATTCCTCCTTATACGCTGCAAATTTTTGATCGCTACGGAAAATTTCTTAAACAAATGAATCAAAACAGTACAGGATGGAACGGGCTTTTTAATGGTCAGCAGCTTCCTTCTGACGATTATTGGTTTACCTTACTTTTTGCAGATGGTAAAAATGTAAAAGGCCATTTTAGTTTGAAGAGATAA
- the typA gene encoding translational GTPase TypA yields the protein MESIRNIAIIAHVDHGKTTLVDKIMYHCQLFRENENTGDLILDNNDLERERGITITSKNVSVQYKGTKINIIDTPGHADFGGEVERVLNMADGVCLLVDAFEGPMPQTRFVLQKAIDLGLKPCVVINKVDKENCTPEEVHEKVFDLMFELGATEEQLDFPTVYGSAKNNWMSDDWKVQTQNIEPLLDMVIANVPAPKVSEGTPQMLITSLDFSSFTGRIAIGRLERGTLKEGMPISLVKRDGKIIKSRIKELHTFEGLGRRKVEEVVAGDICAVVGIEGFEIGDTIADFENPEALQTIAIDEPTMSMLFTINDSPFFGKEGKFVTSRHIRERLTKELEKNLAMKVGETDSADKFMVFGRGVLHLSVLIETMRREGYELQIGQPQVIIKEVDGVKCEPIEELTIDLPENLSGRAVEFVTIRKGEMLSMEGKGERMIIKFNIPSRGIIGLRNQLLTATAGEAIMAHRFIGYEPYKGEIPGRNNGSLISMENGKAIPYSIDKLQDRGKFFVDPNEDIYEGQVIGENTRSDDMTVNVTKTKKLSNVRSSGADDKARIIPAIKFSLEEALEYIQKDEYVEVTPKSLRLRKIYLNENDRKRFKI from the coding sequence ATGGAATCTATTAGAAATATTGCAATTATTGCCCACGTCGATCACGGTAAGACCACTTTGGTTGATAAAATTATGTATCACTGTCAATTATTTCGTGAAAACGAAAACACAGGTGATTTAATTCTTGATAATAACGATTTAGAGCGTGAGAGAGGTATTACTATTACTTCAAAAAACGTTTCTGTTCAGTACAAAGGAACTAAAATCAATATTATTGACACTCCTGGCCACGCCGATTTTGGAGGTGAAGTAGAACGTGTATTGAACATGGCCGATGGTGTATGTTTGCTGGTGGATGCTTTTGAAGGACCTATGCCGCAAACGCGTTTTGTATTACAAAAAGCTATCGACTTAGGTTTAAAACCATGTGTTGTAATTAATAAAGTTGATAAAGAAAACTGTACTCCTGAAGAAGTTCATGAAAAAGTTTTCGACTTAATGTTTGAATTAGGTGCTACAGAAGAGCAATTAGATTTCCCAACTGTTTATGGTTCTGCTAAAAACAACTGGATGTCTGATGACTGGAAAGTACAAACTCAAAACATTGAGCCCCTATTAGACATGGTTATTGCTAATGTTCCTGCTCCTAAAGTTTCTGAAGGTACTCCTCAAATGTTGATTACATCTTTAGATTTCTCTTCTTTTACAGGTCGTATCGCTATCGGACGTCTTGAAAGAGGTACTTTAAAAGAAGGAATGCCTATTTCTTTGGTGAAAAGAGATGGAAAAATTATCAAATCAAGAATTAAAGAATTACATACTTTCGAAGGTTTAGGCCGTAGAAAAGTTGAAGAAGTTGTTGCCGGAGATATTTGTGCTGTAGTGGGTATTGAAGGTTTTGAAATTGGTGATACTATCGCTGACTTTGAAAACCCTGAAGCTTTACAAACTATTGCTATCGATGAGCCAACAATGAGTATGTTGTTTACAATTAACGACTCTCCTTTCTTTGGTAAAGAAGGTAAATTCGTTACTTCTAGACATATCCGTGAAAGATTAACAAAAGAGCTTGAGAAAAACTTAGCGATGAAAGTTGGAGAAACTGATTCTGCTGATAAATTCATGGTTTTTGGTCGTGGTGTACTTCACTTATCAGTTCTTATTGAGACAATGAGAAGAGAAGGATACGAGCTTCAAATTGGTCAGCCGCAAGTTATCATCAAAGAAGTTGATGGTGTGAAATGTGAGCCAATTGAGGAATTAACAATCGACTTACCAGAAAACCTTTCAGGTAGAGCGGTTGAATTTGTAACTATCCGTAAAGGAGAAATGCTTTCTATGGAAGGTAAAGGTGAGCGTATGATTATTAAATTTAATATTCCATCTCGTGGAATTATCGGTTTAAGAAATCAATTGCTTACTGCTACAGCTGGTGAAGCTATTATGGCACACCGTTTCATCGGGTACGAACCATACAAAGGAGAAATTCCTGGACGTAACAACGGTTCATTAATCTCTATGGAAAACGGAAAAGCAATTCCTTACTCTATCGATAAATTACAAGATCGTGGTAAATTCTTCGTTGATCCTAACGAGGATATCTATGAAGGTCAGGTTATTGGAGAAAACACTCGTAGCGACGATATGACAGTTAACGTTACTAAAACGAAAAAACTTTCTAACGTACGTTCTTCTGGAGCTGATGATAAAGCGAGAATTATTCCAGCTATCAAATTCTCTTTAGAAGAAGCTTTAGAGTACATTCAAAAAGATGAGTACGTTGAAGTTACTCCAAAATCTTTGCGTTTAAGAAAAATCTACTTGAACGAAAATGACAGAAAGAGATTCAAAATCTAA